Proteins from one Streptomyces caniferus genomic window:
- a CDS encoding phosphotransferase family protein: protein MTTAPRPRTTTRDPEELTHRLTAWLGTRLPGARAVAAAVPDSNGMSSETLLFDIDHPHSPSPGLPASHAPVSCALRLAADPAAYTVFPRYDMARQYRTMRLVAAHTDLPVPRTLWLEEDPVHLGAPFFVMTRAVGRVPPDVMPYTYEGNWLYDATDAERDRLEAASVSVLARLHDQVPPGAAEFLASSGTGSALQRHVEDQQAYYQWVVDGRPRSPLIERGFARLAELWPSDPGETVLSWGDARIGNIVYDGFEPTAVLDWEMAALGPRELDLGWMVFLHRFFQDLAESGGQRGLPGFLCRDRVESRYARLTGHPPREMEFHTLYAALRHAIVMLRVAYRRVHFGEIPAPADADALILHRDTLEAMIEGRYW from the coding sequence ATGACCACGGCGCCCCGTCCTCGCACCACCACCCGCGACCCCGAAGAGCTCACCCACCGGCTCACCGCCTGGCTCGGCACCCGGCTCCCCGGCGCCCGCGCCGTCGCCGCCGCCGTCCCGGACTCCAACGGCATGTCCAGCGAGACCCTGCTCTTCGACATCGACCACCCCCACTCGCCGTCCCCCGGGCTCCCGGCCTCGCACGCCCCCGTCTCCTGCGCACTGCGCCTCGCCGCCGACCCCGCCGCCTACACCGTCTTCCCGCGGTACGACATGGCCCGGCAGTACCGCACCATGCGCCTGGTCGCCGCACACACCGACCTGCCCGTGCCCCGCACCCTCTGGCTCGAAGAGGACCCGGTGCACCTCGGCGCGCCGTTCTTCGTCATGACGCGCGCCGTCGGCCGCGTCCCGCCGGACGTCATGCCCTATACGTACGAGGGGAATTGGCTGTACGACGCCACCGACGCCGAGCGCGACCGGCTGGAAGCCGCCAGCGTCTCGGTCCTCGCCCGGCTGCACGACCAGGTCCCGCCCGGCGCCGCGGAATTCCTCGCCTCCTCCGGTACGGGGAGCGCGCTGCAGCGGCATGTGGAGGACCAACAGGCCTACTACCAATGGGTCGTCGACGGCCGCCCCCGCTCACCGCTCATCGAGCGCGGCTTCGCCCGGCTGGCCGAGCTCTGGCCGTCGGACCCCGGTGAGACCGTGCTGAGCTGGGGCGACGCCAGGATCGGCAATATCGTCTACGACGGCTTCGAGCCGACGGCCGTACTCGACTGGGAGATGGCCGCCCTCGGGCCCCGTGAACTCGACCTGGGCTGGATGGTCTTCCTCCACCGCTTCTTCCAGGACCTCGCCGAGAGCGGCGGCCAACGGGGACTGCCCGGCTTCCTGTGCCGCGACCGCGTCGAGAGCCGCTATGCACGGCTGACCGGACACCCGCCCCGCGAGATGGAGTTCCACACCCTCTACGCGGCTCTGCGGCACGCCATCGTCATGCTGCGCGTGGCCTACCGCCGGGTGCACTTCGGCGAGATACCGGCCCCGGCCGACGCCGATGCGCTGATCCTCCACCGGGACACCCTGGAGGCGATGATCGAGGGCCGTTACTGGTGA
- a CDS encoding helix-turn-helix domain-containing protein: MVNPWLAMETGADPVERTRTVRRAHAAFLSDGTVAPPVRQVVADSWRRSADARAAADGAAPIDLDEAALGAYRDGHPLARAMPVFRELLGSFAQDGAHLLAVCDPQGRLLWVEGHRGVRRSAERMNFVVGARWDERHAGTNAPGTALAADHAVQIFAAEHYNRQVQRWTCAAAPLHDPRTGRLLGAVDITGGDHLASPHSLALVQATARAAEAHLAADVPELGVCLSALGRDEALLVVDGQRLRLGRRHSEIMVLLARHPDGLTGDQLSVLLYGEREMRPVTLRAELSRLRHLVGTLLHSRPYRLSRPVETDLCAVEEALAAGEVRAALGAYRGPLLPLSEAPGVQRQRGALEDRLRRTLLAVRDPGLLREWSRTPWGEDDLEIWEALVDALPERSPARSAPMATADRLRAAYGLTGASSRAVHAPAAARVATFTQPPPP, from the coding sequence GTGGTCAACCCTTGGCTGGCGATGGAGACCGGGGCCGATCCGGTGGAGCGCACTCGCACGGTGCGCCGGGCCCATGCGGCCTTCCTGAGCGACGGGACCGTCGCGCCACCGGTCCGCCAGGTCGTCGCCGACTCCTGGCGCCGCTCCGCCGACGCCCGGGCGGCGGCGGACGGCGCCGCGCCCATCGACCTGGACGAGGCCGCCCTCGGCGCCTACCGGGACGGGCATCCGCTGGCCCGCGCGATGCCCGTCTTCCGGGAGCTGCTGGGCAGCTTCGCACAGGACGGGGCGCATCTGCTGGCCGTCTGCGATCCGCAGGGACGGCTGCTGTGGGTGGAGGGTCACCGCGGGGTGCGGCGCAGTGCCGAGCGGATGAACTTCGTGGTCGGTGCCCGCTGGGACGAACGGCACGCGGGCACCAATGCCCCCGGCACCGCGCTCGCCGCCGATCACGCCGTACAGATCTTCGCCGCCGAGCACTACAACCGGCAGGTGCAGCGCTGGACCTGCGCCGCCGCCCCGCTGCACGATCCGCGGACCGGGCGGCTGCTGGGCGCGGTCGACATCACCGGCGGCGACCATCTGGCGAGCCCGCACAGCCTGGCGCTCGTCCAGGCCACCGCACGTGCCGCGGAGGCCCATCTCGCCGCGGACGTACCGGAGTTGGGCGTCTGCCTGTCGGCGCTCGGCCGGGACGAGGCGCTGCTGGTGGTGGACGGACAGCGACTCCGGCTCGGCCGCCGGCACAGCGAGATCATGGTGCTGCTGGCCCGGCACCCCGACGGGCTGACGGGCGATCAGCTCTCGGTGCTGCTCTACGGCGAGCGCGAGATGCGCCCGGTGACGCTGCGGGCCGAGCTGTCCCGGCTGCGCCACCTCGTCGGCACACTGCTGCATTCGCGTCCGTACCGGCTCAGCCGGCCCGTCGAGACCGACCTGTGCGCCGTCGAGGAGGCCTTGGCGGCCGGTGAGGTGCGCGCCGCGCTGGGCGCGTACCGCGGCCCGCTGCTGCCCCTGTCGGAGGCGCCCGGCGTACAGCGGCAGCGCGGAGCGCTGGAGGACCGGCTACGGCGTACGCTGCTCGCCGTCCGCGACCCCGGCCTGCTGCGCGAGTGGTCGCGCACCCCCTGGGGCGAGGACGACCTGGAGATCTGGGAGGCCCTGGTGGACGCCCTCCCGGAGCGCTCCCCGGCCCGCAGCGCGCCGATGGCCACCGCGGACCGGCTGCGCGCGGCGTACGGCCTGACCGGCGCTTCCTCCCGTGCCGTGCACGCGCCGGCCGCCGCGCGCGTCGCAACGTTCACGCAACCTCCGCCGCCTTAG
- a CDS encoding Lrp/AsnC family transcriptional regulator, producing MEELDRQIVDLLVKDGRMSYTDLGKATGLSTSAVHQRVRRLEQRGVIRGYAALVDPEAVGLPLTAFISVKPFDPSAPDDIADRLAEVPELEACHSVAGDENYILKVRVATPLELEHLLTRIRTLAGVSTRTTVVLSTPYEARPPRI from the coding sequence GTGGAGGAGTTGGACCGACAAATCGTGGATCTGCTCGTCAAGGACGGGCGGATGAGCTACACCGACCTGGGCAAGGCCACCGGCCTGTCCACCTCGGCGGTGCACCAGCGGGTGCGCCGTCTCGAGCAGCGCGGTGTCATCCGGGGCTATGCCGCCCTCGTGGACCCCGAAGCCGTGGGCCTGCCGCTCACCGCCTTCATCTCGGTCAAACCCTTCGACCCCAGCGCGCCGGACGACATCGCCGACCGCCTGGCCGAGGTCCCCGAGCTGGAGGCCTGCCACAGCGTCGCGGGCGACGAGAACTACATCCTCAAGGTGCGGGTCGCCACCCCCTTGGAGCTGGAGCATCTGCTCACCCGTATACGCACCCTCGCCGGCGTCTCGACCCGCACCACGGTCGTGCTCTCCACGCCCTACGAGGCCCGCCCGCCGCGCATCTGA
- a CDS encoding acyl-CoA dehydrogenase family protein: MTEYGPRPVDRRLPTEEARDLLTLVRELAEREIRPTAAEEEDAGHFPRETFTLLSESGLLSLPYDEEFGGGGQPYEVYLQVLEELAAARLTVGLGVSVHTLACHALAGYGTKEQRAEHLPDMLGGGLVGAYCLSEPSSGSDAASLTTRATREGDTWRLEGTKAWTTHGGVADFYTVLARTGGGGAHGITAFLVPGDAEGLSAAAPERKMGMKGSPTAQLHFDAVRIPDSRRLGDEGQGFAIALSALDSGRLGIAACAVGVAQAALDEALAYTAERQQFGRPIVDFQGLRFMLADMATQIEAGRALYLTAARLRDAGLPFSKEAAMAKLFCTDTAMRVTTDAVQLLGGYGYTLDFPAERYMREAKVLQIVEGTNQIQRMVIARHLAGPETR; this comes from the coding sequence ATGACCGAGTACGGCCCCCGGCCGGTGGACCGCAGGCTGCCCACGGAGGAAGCCCGCGACCTGTTGACCCTCGTACGTGAGCTCGCCGAGCGCGAGATCAGGCCGACGGCCGCCGAGGAGGAGGACGCCGGGCACTTCCCGCGCGAGACCTTCACACTGCTGTCGGAATCCGGACTGCTCTCGCTGCCCTACGACGAGGAGTTCGGCGGCGGCGGACAGCCCTACGAGGTCTATCTCCAGGTTCTGGAGGAACTCGCCGCCGCCCGGCTCACCGTCGGCCTCGGCGTCAGCGTGCACACCCTCGCCTGCCATGCGCTCGCCGGCTACGGCACCAAGGAGCAGCGCGCCGAACACCTGCCGGACATGCTCGGCGGCGGACTCGTCGGCGCCTACTGCCTCTCCGAGCCCTCCTCGGGCTCCGATGCCGCATCCCTGACCACCCGGGCGACCCGGGAGGGCGACACCTGGCGGCTGGAGGGCACCAAGGCCTGGACCACCCACGGCGGCGTCGCCGACTTCTACACCGTGCTGGCCCGGACCGGCGGCGGCGGCGCCCATGGCATCACCGCCTTCCTCGTTCCCGGCGACGCCGAGGGTCTCAGCGCCGCGGCGCCCGAGCGCAAGATGGGCATGAAGGGTTCCCCGACGGCCCAGCTGCACTTCGACGCCGTCCGCATCCCCGACTCCCGCCGCCTCGGGGACGAGGGGCAGGGCTTCGCCATCGCCCTGTCCGCCCTGGACTCCGGGCGCCTGGGCATCGCGGCCTGCGCCGTCGGTGTCGCCCAGGCGGCGCTGGACGAGGCGCTCGCGTACACCGCCGAACGGCAGCAATTCGGCCGCCCGATCGTCGACTTCCAGGGCCTGCGCTTCATGCTCGCCGACATGGCGACCCAGATCGAGGCCGGCCGCGCCCTCTACCTCACCGCCGCCCGGCTGCGCGACGCCGGTCTGCCGTTCTCCAAGGAAGCGGCGATGGCCAAGCTGTTCTGCACGGACACCGCGATGCGGGTGACCACCGACGCCGTCCAGCTCCTCGGCGGCTACGGCTACACCCTCGACTTCCCGGCCGAGCGCTATATGCGCGAGGCCAAGGTCCTGCAGATCGTCGAGGGCACCAACCAGATCCAGCGGATGGTGATCGCCCGCCACCTCGCGGGGCCCGAGACGCGTTGA
- the lnt gene encoding apolipoprotein N-acyltransferase — MPSGSDTTEEAVSGTSPDGPVPSAETGATAAPARPGRVRRLAALARREALRTGLAALFGIALGLAFPPYDLWPLSLAAVAALSLLTRGRTARQGAWTGFAFGLPFFLILLKWLHVVGWDAVFGLSVAEALFLTLLGAALALTSRLPGWPLWSACLWVAEEWARDRLPFGGFPWGRLAFAHTGSPFTPLAALGGAPLVTFAVALAGALLAACAAALWQLRANGSLRRAVPALEAFGLAAAVTLAGVLVPVPTKADDTVDIAVVQGNVQQPGMDFLGRPMMITDNHAKATEKLAADVKAGRAKKPDLVIWPENSSDLDPYQYPQAYDRIDEAVKAIGVPVLVGALVDHPSKKGYVFNEGIVWDPKKGPGASYTKQHPVPFGEYVPFREQLSKVITRFQRVPRDFYPGDHTGVLHVGPARLGDVICFEVAYDQIVHDTVDAGARALVIQTNNATYGGSGQPEQQLAMSKLRAVEHGRAVVTAATSGISAVVAPDGKITHRIPEFTRGVVSARIPLRDETSLADRVGAAPEWVLAIVGLLSCAGAVVVGRRGRTKDEKGQQ; from the coding sequence GTGCCATCGGGTTCCGACACCACCGAAGAAGCCGTCAGCGGCACCTCGCCCGACGGCCCGGTGCCCAGCGCCGAGACGGGCGCCACCGCGGCGCCCGCGCGCCCAGGGCGGGTCCGGCGCCTCGCCGCCCTGGCCCGCAGGGAGGCGCTGCGCACCGGTCTTGCGGCCCTCTTCGGCATCGCGCTCGGTCTGGCCTTCCCGCCGTACGACCTGTGGCCGCTGTCCCTGGCGGCCGTCGCCGCGCTGTCGCTGCTGACCCGCGGCCGCACCGCGCGCCAGGGCGCCTGGACGGGCTTCGCCTTCGGGCTGCCGTTCTTCCTGATCCTGCTGAAGTGGCTCCATGTCGTCGGCTGGGACGCGGTGTTCGGCCTCTCGGTCGCCGAGGCGCTCTTCCTGACGCTGCTGGGCGCGGCGCTCGCCCTCACCTCCCGGCTGCCGGGCTGGCCCCTGTGGTCCGCCTGCCTGTGGGTCGCCGAGGAATGGGCCCGCGACCGGCTGCCGTTCGGCGGATTCCCGTGGGGCCGGCTCGCCTTCGCCCACACCGGCTCGCCGTTCACCCCGCTCGCCGCGCTCGGCGGCGCCCCGCTGGTGACCTTCGCCGTCGCGCTGGCCGGCGCGCTGCTCGCCGCCTGCGCCGCCGCCCTCTGGCAGTTGCGCGCCAACGGATCGCTGCGCCGGGCCGTCCCGGCACTGGAAGCGTTCGGGCTCGCCGCCGCGGTGACCCTGGCGGGCGTCCTGGTGCCCGTTCCCACGAAGGCCGACGACACCGTTGACATCGCTGTCGTCCAGGGCAACGTCCAGCAGCCCGGCATGGACTTCCTGGGCCGCCCCATGATGATCACCGACAACCATGCCAAGGCCACCGAGAAGCTCGCCGCCGACGTCAAGGCCGGCCGGGCCAAGAAGCCGGACCTGGTCATCTGGCCGGAGAACTCCTCCGACCTCGACCCGTACCAGTACCCGCAGGCCTACGACCGGATCGACGAGGCCGTGAAGGCCATCGGAGTGCCCGTCCTCGTCGGCGCCCTTGTCGACCACCCCTCCAAGAAGGGCTATGTCTTCAACGAGGGCATCGTCTGGGACCCGAAGAAGGGGCCGGGCGCTTCCTACACCAAGCAGCACCCGGTGCCGTTCGGCGAGTACGTGCCGTTCCGCGAGCAGCTCAGCAAGGTCATCACGCGTTTCCAGCGGGTGCCCCGCGACTTCTACCCCGGTGACCACACCGGCGTGCTCCACGTCGGCCCCGCCCGGCTCGGCGACGTGATCTGCTTCGAGGTCGCCTACGACCAGATCGTGCACGACACCGTCGACGCGGGCGCCCGCGCCCTGGTGATCCAGACCAACAACGCCACCTACGGCGGTTCCGGCCAGCCCGAGCAGCAGCTGGCGATGTCCAAGCTGCGCGCCGTCGAGCACGGCCGGGCCGTGGTCACCGCGGCCACCAGCGGGATCAGCGCCGTGGTCGCCCCGGATGGCAAGATCACCCACCGGATCCCCGAGTTCACCCGCGGCGTGGTGTCCGCGCGGATTCCGCTGCGGGACGAAACGTCGCTCGCCGACCGCGTCGGTGCCGCTCCCGAGTGGGTGCTCGCTATCGTGGGGCTTCTGTCCTGCGCCGGCGCCGTAGTCGTCGGCAGGCGCGGGCGTACGAAGGACGAGAAGGGACAGCAGTGA
- a CDS encoding pyridoxal-phosphate dependent enzyme, with amino-acid sequence MTSRPPLHCLRCARAADSFAGCRTCAAEGIGVNTMPPLADLAGVDLAAYPGGPWGLPTALPVSGPPVTLGEGNTPCVRLRTDRDQGGSAEGELWLKYEGANPTGSHKDRAMAVGVAAAVAAGADTVVAASSGNAGAAAAAYAARAGLRCVVFTNERVPAGLRAQIDALGAERRVHPGAAGARNAAMAQAVEEHHWYPLTSYSSPSPGGNPYANEGYKSVAYELARDFAGRWLDAVVVPTSRADLLAGIGRGFRELAAAGLIAHEPRLVAAEPSAAAPYTAALRRPDRAEQERTRVAAQPTVAFSLGEERPCWQGLDALWRTAGAAVALDDEAITAEGRRLAAEGLVLEPSSAVGSAVARDLARTPGSMVVAIGTATGLKGLVG; translated from the coding sequence GTGACCTCACGACCTCCTCTGCACTGCCTGCGCTGCGCCCGCGCCGCGGACAGCTTCGCCGGGTGCCGGACCTGCGCCGCGGAGGGCATCGGCGTCAACACGATGCCGCCGCTCGCGGATCTGGCCGGTGTGGACCTCGCCGCGTACCCGGGCGGGCCGTGGGGTCTGCCGACGGCCCTGCCGGTATCCGGCCCGCCGGTTACGCTCGGCGAGGGCAACACCCCGTGCGTGAGGCTGCGGACGGACCGGGACCAGGGCGGCTCGGCCGAAGGGGAGTTGTGGCTGAAATACGAGGGCGCGAACCCGACCGGTTCCCACAAGGACCGGGCGATGGCCGTCGGGGTCGCCGCCGCGGTGGCAGCGGGCGCCGACACCGTGGTCGCCGCGTCGTCCGGCAATGCGGGGGCGGCGGCCGCGGCGTATGCGGCACGGGCCGGCCTGCGCTGTGTGGTGTTCACCAACGAGAGGGTGCCGGCCGGACTCCGGGCCCAGATCGACGCGCTGGGCGCCGAGCGCAGGGTGCACCCGGGCGCCGCCGGCGCCCGCAACGCGGCAATGGCACAGGCCGTCGAAGAACACCACTGGTACCCGCTGACCAGCTACTCCTCGCCCTCGCCCGGCGGGAATCCCTACGCCAACGAGGGCTACAAGTCGGTCGCCTACGAGCTGGCGCGGGACTTCGCCGGGCGGTGGCTGGACGCGGTGGTGGTGCCCACCAGCCGGGCGGATCTGCTGGCCGGAATCGGCCGTGGTTTCCGGGAGTTGGCGGCCGCGGGGCTGATCGCGCACGAGCCGAGGCTGGTGGCCGCTGAACCGTCCGCCGCGGCGCCGTACACCGCCGCGCTGCGCCGCCCGGACCGCGCGGAGCAGGAGCGTACGCGGGTGGCGGCACAGCCGACGGTGGCGTTCTCCCTCGGGGAGGAGCGGCCCTGCTGGCAGGGGCTCGACGCGCTGTGGCGCACCGCGGGCGCGGCCGTCGCGCTGGACGACGAGGCGATCACGGCGGAGGGGCGGAGGCTGGCGGCGGAGGGCCTGGTCCTGGAGCCGTCCTCGGCCGTCGGGTCCGCCGTGGCCCGGGATCTGGCCCGTACGCCCGGCTCGATGGTGGTCGCCATCGGGACGGCGACGGGGCTCAAGGGTCTGGTGGGCTGA
- a CDS encoding amidohydrolase — protein MSEHLSHPVRQPDSRPVPPRTVLLRGGEVHSPADPFATAMVVEGDRIAWVGEEGAADSFAEGVDEIVQLDGALVTPAFTDAHVHTTATGLALTGLDLVGVGTLSDALARIRDYADARPADRILLGHGWDAGVWPEGRPPSRAELDAAAGGRPLYLTRVDVHSAVVTTALLDLVPGIRDLDGFRDGAPLTGAAHHAVRKAAYATVTPAQRAEAQAAALARAASLGIGSIHECAGPDISGEDDFTGLLALAREGNGPRVVGYWAEAIASAKDAERIRDLGALGAAGDLFADGSLGSHTAHLHAPYADAAHTGAAQLDAEAVAAHVAACTEAGLQAGFHAIGDAALTSVVAGVRAAADRIGLDRVRAARHRVEHAEMLTEQTIAGFAELALTASVQPAFDAAWGGAEGMYAARLGADRARTLNPYAALLKAGVPLALGSDSPVTPLDPWGTVRAAVFHRTRAHGISARAAFTAHTRGGWRAIGRDDAGVLVPGAPADYAVWRTGDLVVQAPDERVQRWSTDPRSGTPGLPDLTPGNDLPVCLTTVVGGRTVFGPPNE, from the coding sequence ATGAGCGAGCACCTTTCCCACCCGGTCCGGCAGCCCGATTCCCGCCCGGTCCCGCCCCGCACCGTCCTGCTGCGCGGTGGTGAGGTGCACAGCCCCGCGGACCCCTTCGCCACCGCCATGGTCGTGGAGGGCGACCGCATCGCCTGGGTCGGCGAGGAGGGCGCGGCCGACTCCTTCGCCGAGGGCGTGGACGAGATCGTCCAGCTCGACGGTGCGCTGGTCACCCCGGCGTTCACGGACGCACATGTGCACACCACGGCGACCGGCCTGGCGCTCACCGGCCTCGATCTGGTCGGGGTCGGCACGCTGTCCGACGCACTCGCCCGGATCCGCGACTACGCGGACGCACGTCCGGCGGACCGGATTCTGCTCGGACACGGCTGGGACGCCGGCGTCTGGCCGGAGGGACGCCCGCCGTCGCGCGCGGAGCTGGACGCGGCCGCCGGTGGCCGTCCGCTCTACCTCACCCGGGTCGACGTGCACTCCGCGGTCGTGACCACGGCGCTGCTGGATCTGGTCCCCGGCATCCGCGACCTGGACGGGTTCCGCGACGGCGCCCCGCTGACCGGTGCCGCCCACCACGCGGTGCGCAAGGCCGCGTACGCCACCGTCACCCCCGCCCAGCGGGCCGAGGCCCAGGCCGCCGCGCTCGCCCGCGCCGCCTCGCTCGGCATCGGCAGCATCCACGAGTGCGCGGGCCCCGACATCTCCGGCGAGGACGACTTCACGGGCCTGCTCGCCTTGGCCCGCGAGGGCAACGGCCCGCGCGTCGTCGGCTACTGGGCCGAGGCCATCGCATCCGCAAAGGACGCGGAGCGTATCCGTGACCTCGGGGCCCTCGGCGCGGCGGGCGATCTGTTCGCCGACGGCTCGCTCGGCTCCCACACCGCCCACCTGCACGCCCCCTACGCGGACGCCGCGCACACCGGCGCCGCCCAGCTCGACGCCGAGGCCGTAGCCGCCCATGTCGCCGCCTGCACCGAGGCCGGGCTCCAGGCGGGCTTCCACGCCATCGGCGACGCCGCCCTCACCAGCGTCGTCGCCGGTGTGCGCGCCGCCGCCGACCGGATCGGCCTGGACCGTGTCCGTGCCGCCCGGCACCGCGTCGAACATGCCGAGATGCTCACCGAGCAGACCATCGCCGGCTTCGCCGAACTGGCCCTGACCGCCTCCGTCCAGCCCGCCTTCGACGCGGCGTGGGGCGGCGCGGAGGGCATGTACGCGGCCCGCCTCGGAGCCGACCGGGCCCGCACCCTCAACCCGTACGCCGCGCTGCTCAAGGCCGGTGTCCCGCTCGCGCTCGGGTCCGACAGCCCGGTCACCCCGCTCGACCCCTGGGGCACCGTGCGCGCCGCCGTCTTCCACCGCACCCGCGCCCACGGCATCTCCGCCCGCGCCGCGTTCACCGCCCACACCCGCGGCGGCTGGCGCGCCATCGGCCGGGACGACGCGGGCGTCCTGGTGCCCGGCGCCCCGGCCGACTACGCGGTCTGGCGCACCGGCGACCTGGTCGTCCAGGCCCCCGACGAGCGGGTGCAGCGCTGGTCCACCGACCCCCGCTCCGGCACCCCTGGCCTGCCCGATCTCACCCCCGGCAACGACCTCCCGGTCTGCCTGACCACGGTCGTCGGCGGGCGAACGGTCTTCGGGCCGCCGAACGAGTGA
- a CDS encoding glycoside hydrolase family 18 protein, translating to MLRPHRMRSPHRVIAAATALCTAALAGTLLAGPAAADPAGARTAQHPSTAAAPSAKPAAAGGKVVGYFTNWGVYDRNYHVKNIETSGSAAKLTHINYAFGNVQGGRCAIGDSYADYDKAYTADQSVDGKADTWDNGALRGNFNQLRKLKKLHPGLKVIWSFGGWTWSGGFGEAAKNPDAFAQSCLDLVEDKRWADVFDGIDIDWEYPNACGLTCDTSGRDAFTKVMRALRSKFGQGNLVTAAITADASAGGKIDAADYAGAAQYVDWYNPMTYDYFGAWDAKGPTAPHSPLTPYSGIPKAGFNSTDTIAKLKGLGVPAGKLLLGIGFYGRGWSGVTQATPGGTATGAAPGKYEAGIDDYKVLKSRCPATGKVGGTAYAKCGDQWWSYDTPETIGTKMAYKDAQGLGGTFFWELSGDTTNGELIKAIR from the coding sequence ATGCTCAGACCGCACCGGATGCGCTCACCGCACAGAGTGATCGCCGCCGCCACCGCGCTGTGTACGGCGGCGCTGGCCGGCACCCTGCTCGCCGGACCGGCCGCCGCCGACCCGGCGGGCGCCCGCACCGCGCAGCACCCGTCCACGGCCGCCGCGCCGTCGGCGAAGCCCGCCGCGGCGGGCGGCAAGGTCGTCGGATACTTCACCAACTGGGGTGTCTACGACCGCAATTACCACGTCAAGAACATCGAGACCTCGGGCTCGGCGGCCAAGCTGACCCACATCAACTACGCCTTCGGCAACGTCCAGGGCGGCAGGTGCGCCATCGGCGACTCCTACGCCGACTACGACAAGGCCTACACCGCCGACCAGAGCGTCGACGGCAAGGCGGACACCTGGGACAACGGAGCGCTGCGCGGCAACTTCAACCAGCTGCGCAAGCTCAAGAAGCTGCACCCGGGCCTCAAGGTGATCTGGTCGTTCGGCGGCTGGACCTGGTCGGGCGGCTTCGGCGAGGCCGCCAAGAACCCCGACGCGTTCGCGCAGTCCTGCCTCGACCTGGTCGAGGACAAGCGCTGGGCGGATGTCTTCGACGGCATCGACATCGACTGGGAGTACCCCAATGCCTGCGGCCTGACCTGCGACACCAGCGGCCGGGACGCCTTCACCAAGGTCATGCGGGCGCTGCGGTCGAAGTTCGGCCAGGGCAATCTGGTGACCGCGGCGATCACGGCGGACGCCTCGGCCGGCGGCAAGATCGACGCGGCCGACTATGCGGGCGCGGCGCAGTACGTCGACTGGTACAACCCGATGACGTACGACTACTTCGGCGCCTGGGACGCCAAGGGCCCGACGGCGCCGCACTCCCCGCTCACGCCGTACAGCGGCATCCCGAAGGCCGGCTTCAACAGCACCGACACCATCGCCAAGCTCAAGGGCCTCGGCGTCCCGGCGGGCAAACTGCTGCTGGGCATCGGCTTCTACGGCCGTGGCTGGTCGGGTGTCACCCAGGCCACGCCGGGCGGCACCGCGACGGGTGCGGCCCCGGGCAAGTACGAGGCGGGCATCGACGACTACAAGGTGCTCAAGAGCCGCTGCCCGGCCACCGGCAAGGTGGGCGGCACCGCCTATGCCAAGTGCGGCGACCAGTGGTGGAGCTATGACACCCCGGAGACCATCGGGACGAAGATGGCCTACAAGGACGCGCAGGGCCTGGGCGGCACGTTCTTCTGGGAGCTGAGCGGCGACACCACCAACGGTGAGCTGATCAAGGCGATCAGGTAG